DNA from Methanomassiliicoccus luminyensis B10:
CGCCTGGGGGAGGCGCTGGACGGGCCTCGCGTACAGCGAGGAGTCGCAGGTCCGGTCATGCACCATCTTGGCCAGGTACAGGAACCACACTGCGTACGCCGCGAGCACCACCAGCACCGAAGGCCAATACTGCTCGAAGGTGAAGGCCACCACCAGAACCGCGAACAGGCCCACGCTCACCGCCGACGCGATGTACTTTGCTATGAGATCGTGGCTGTCGGGGATAGTCCCAAGGTTCCGGTAGTCGGTCCGGGCGGCCACCTCCCGGAGGCTGGAGCGAAGGTAGAACCACGCCATGACAATGGAGCCTGTCGCCGCCGCGGCCATGATGAGCCGCAGCTCCCCGGATGTCGCGGCCACCCCTATTACTGTCACGATGTACGCAGCCAGGGGTATGAGGACCTGGTTGCTGGCGCGGAATATCTTGTAGCCTCCCGGGAGGATCATCTTCCCGAGGGTGCGGGACATCACCGCGCCCCCGTAGGCCATGAACCTGGGCATCTTGGAGGCGAGGTAGTCGGCGAAAGGATAGCTCATGCGGATGAAGAACGGGCACAGGATGCACATTATGAAGGTAAGGCCGCCGGCGATAGGGACGAGCTCGGCGCCCTTGACCGCGCCCGCGGCCTTGCTGCCCACCGTGGCGTACATGACCGACTCCCCGCCCCGGGCGGAGAACGAGGCGCCGATGGTCATGGAGGTCCTCCGCCCGAACCCGACCAGGTAGGCGACGGCGGACATGACGAAGATCTCGTTGATCAGTACCAGGGCCGCGGCCGCCAGGATCACCCAGATGAGCGAGCCGAACATGGCCGGGTCGATGAGCATGCCGAAGGACACGAAGAACACCGCGGCGAAGGCGTCCCGGAGGGGGGCGATCCTCTTCTCCATCCGGTCCATGACCTTGGTCTCCGCGAACACCATGCCTATGAAGAAGGCCCCGATGAGGGCGGGGACCCCGCACAGCTGGGCAAAGGCCGCGGACACGCATATGATCCCCAGCATGAACAGGACGAACATCTCGTCGCTCTTCATTTTGGCCAGCCGCGAGACCACCTTGGGGATTACGAACAGGGCCAGGACGGCGAAGAACGCGAAGAACGCGACCATCCCCACGACCATGCTTGTCAGCGAGAAGCTCCCGCCCGAGGGGACCACCAGCCCGCCCACGACGGTCAGGAACAGCATGGAGATGAACTCCTCGAGTATGATCATTCCCATTATGTACTCGGTCTCGGAGCTGTTCAGGCGGCCGAGCTCCATGAGGGTCTTCATGGCCACGGCGGAACAGCTCATCGCCATTACCGCGGCCAGGAATATGGCGTCCACCAGGGGCCACCCCAGCGCCGCGGCCAGGAGGAAGCCCACGAACAGGTTCATCCCCACATCTATGATGGAAAGGATCACCGCGGGGCCCTTGACCTTCTTGATCTTGTCGATGGAGAACTCCAGTCCGACGAAGAAGATGAGGAGTATGAGGCCCAGCTGGGAAATGGTGTCGATCAGGCCCACCTCTTCGATCACCCCGTTGTAGACGAACGGGCCGATCTCGAAGTGGATGTACGGGCCGACCAGAATGCCTGCGGCTATGTAGCCCAGAATAACGCTCTGCTTGCCC
Protein-coding regions in this window:
- a CDS encoding cation:proton antiporter, translating into MSDSSLLLQIGVLMLVAFIGATIANKGKQSVILGYIAAGILVGPYIHFEIGPFVYNGVIEEVGLIDTISQLGLILLIFFVGLEFSIDKIKKVKGPAVILSIIDVGMNLFVGFLLAAALGWPLVDAIFLAAVMAMSCSAVAMKTLMELGRLNSSETEYIMGMIILEEFISMLFLTVVGGLVVPSGGSFSLTSMVVGMVAFFAFFAVLALFVIPKVVSRLAKMKSDEMFVLFMLGIICVSAAFAQLCGVPALIGAFFIGMVFAETKVMDRMEKRIAPLRDAFAAVFFVSFGMLIDPAMFGSLIWVILAAAALVLINEIFVMSAVAYLVGFGRRTSMTIGASFSARGGESVMYATVGSKAAGAVKGAELVPIAGGLTFIMCILCPFFIRMSYPFADYLASKMPRFMAYGGAVMSRTLGKMILPGGYKIFRASNQVLIPLAAYIVTVIGVAATSGELRLIMAAAATGSIVMAWFYLRSSLREVAARTDYRNLGTIPDSHDLIAKYIASAVSVGLFAVLVVAFTFEQYWPSVLVVLAAYAVWFLYLAKMVHDRTCDSSLYARPVQRLPQAPAGKAPETQFRYRVRWKEMEKGPER